agacagaacagaatttGTAAAATGACTGCATTCCTGTCAAACTGTAGTTTGTATTTATATAAATTTTCTGATAAACTTGTTCTGTTCTTATCTACTATCTTCCTCAATGTCTTCTAGAACAATAACACATTACACTTTTTCTTGCGTATGTCGTACAGGAAACAGAGGAAGAAGATACATGGCCACCTGAACCAGAACGTCAACCAGAACCAGTGTGTGGAGCAGCCCAACCGCATGCTGGCTAACGGTCCCAACCACCCTGGGCCAGGGCCTGAAGAGATCCCCATGGTCGACGTGAGTCACTACGGCCCCGTACACACTCAGGTTGTACAACTGATGTACAACACATTTGACACAACGGTTGTGATACAATGGTTATTTCTGTTATACTACAGAGAGTTTGTCTGCATAAAACCACTTGCGGTGTGGTGTCTCCACAACCGCTGTGTAAACACTTTTGCTCAGAAAAACCTTCCGTTGGATCACAATTGTTTTGTCAAATGCATTGTACACCAGTTGTACAAACTGAGTGTGTACAGGGCCTACAAGATACCTCAGGCTCAGAAACAGAATTATTTTGACTGTAACGGGTGTTATAACACGTTCTTATTCCAGTTTGGCCGGAAGCCTGCCGACACAGCATACGTCTAGAGCCAGGACTGTCTGCAAgccgtgggagagagagacagattgccATATCGCCCATACCTATACAGCTCCCACAAtgcatatctctctcttcctttcacagTACATCTCAAAGAACGCTCCTACCACAGAGTGTAGTATTATACAGCATGGACCAGAAGAAACTGTAAACTACGCAGGAAGCCGAATGTCCACCAGATCCCACCACTCATCTACAGTCTCCCACAACTCCAGGTGCTGTagtggcatacacacacacacacacacatagacacacacacacacatagacacacacacatagacacacacacacatagacacacacacatagacacacacacacacacacacaagcacacacacacatagacacacacacacatagacacacacacatagacacacacacacacacaagcacacacacacatagacacacacacacatagacacacacacaagcacacacacacatagacacacacacaagcacacacacgtcAGGACATTTCTGTGGCTCAGAAATGTCATAAAGCCCTCTTGTTACTTActtccatctctgtttctctctctcccctctcccggtAGACATGAGGAGCGGACGTGGAgtatagagaggacagacagtaTGAACTCAGACTGCCAGTCGGGGGCGCTCTCCTCATCAGTGGGCACCAGTAAATGCAGCAGCCCGACCTGCATGGAGGCACGGGCACGGAGGGCCGCCTACTGGGGCTGTTCTGAGGGAGCCAGCCTGCAGTATGGAGACTCCTACGACTCTCTGAGAGACTCACCTCACAGTGACAGGTGGGATGACTAGTATGACCACAATGTGTACTTGTATAAACTACAGAATGACTACTTGTCTACTGTCTCAGTTTTGGGCCTCTGAACTAGATTTAatacagttttgtgtgtgtgtgtctctgtttcccccctcccctccccacaggTACGTGTCAGCGTTGACCACACCAGCCCGTCTGTCGCCCATTGAGTTCCACTACCCCCCACTGCCCCCCCAAGTGCCCACCTTCCAAATCACATCCCCAAACACAGGCCACGCCCTCGCCCTGCCGCCTGCCGCCGCAGCCTACCAGCGGGATGACGACCAGCCCCTGCTGAGATGCCCCCAGGTGACCATGACCTTGCCGCTACACTCACTAGCGACTACACATATGGCAGAAAGCAGGCCATTTTATAACTGTGACTCATGAGTCATATTTTCCACTTCCTTGTTGTTGTAAGTAGTGTATGATGTTGTTAGTTGTAGACTAGAGTATCTTGTGTGTGACGTTCTCTGCTTCTGTCCCTGCAGGATGGACGGTTGTACCGGCAACCCCGTCGCCCTCGCCAACCCTACCTGACAGAGAGCACGGGCAGCCTTCCATCCAGCCCCTATCATCTCCCTGACGACGAGGCCTATGAGACCACGCAGGAGTACGCCTCCTCCCGTGAACCAATCAGGAGCCGCCGGCGCCCGCGTCGGAACCGCCTCAATGGACATGTCTCCCAGCGTGCAATGGGCCTACGGGACAACAGCTCTCAGAGCTTCAGCcaatcagaggaggaggaggaggaagaggaggggcaaGGAGAGAGCACTCCTTTCCTCAGTATGCAGAACATGAACATGGAGCCGTGTGAACGTGGGTACCGATCATCTACCGCCCCTGCCCCGACCGCCGACATACGGACTCACCGGGCGCAGGGGCGGCCAAGCACCCGCAGCAACGGACACAGTAAAAGCTCCCAGTCGCGCTCCTCCAAAAATGACAACACACCCCTTTAAGACCCGCCCGCCTTGAccactgacctctaacccctgaccccgaCCACCCTGACCCACCTAAAGACAACAGTGGAGTAGAGACCTGCACCTAGGagaaatatttttattttgtataacaGACAGATATtctaaataaatgaaatatttattttcattt
This genomic stretch from Oncorhynchus tshawytscha isolate Ot180627B linkage group LG21, Otsh_v2.0, whole genome shotgun sequence harbors:
- the LOC112221178 gene encoding pro-neuregulin-2, membrane-bound isoform-like — protein: MRLDPVHFSMLVIGVSFACYAPSLNSLQDQAYRSAVVIEGEVRSSPENVSREPYSVNVKVLDVWPVNSGGLEREQLVTVGDFSSEAPCTTVEENHRYIFFMDPTGEPLVFKASFAPLDASGTDLKKDVESVLCEDCAVAPKLRPMRGQSLMEGERLYLKCEASGNPSPSFRWYKDGRELQRGKDVKIKTNKKNSKVQINRARLEDSGNYTCVVENMLGQESTTSSISVQSLTTTLSPGSSHARRCNDTEKSYCVNGGDCYFIHGINQLSCKCPNDYTGDRCQKSVMAGFYKHLGIEFMEAEELYQRRVLTITGICVALLVVGMVCVVAYCKTKKQRKKIHGHLNQNVNQNQCVEQPNRMLANGPNHPGPGPEEIPMVDYISKNAPTTECSIIQHGPEETVNYAGSRMSTRSHHSSTVSHNSRHEERTWSIERTDSMNSDCQSGALSSSVGTSKCSSPTCMEARARRAAYWGCSEGASLQYGDSYDSLRDSPHSDRYVSALTTPARLSPIEFHYPPLPPQVPTFQITSPNTGHALALPPAAAAYQRDDDQPLLRCPQDGRLYRQPRRPRQPYLTESTGSLPSSPYHLPDDEAYETTQEYASSREPIRSRRRPRRNRLNGHVSQRAMGLRDNSSQSFSQSEEEEEEEEGQGESTPFLSMQNMNMEPCERGYRSSTAPAPTADIRTHRAQGRPSTRSNGHSKSSQSRSSKNDNTPL